Below is a genomic region from Helicobacter pylori.
CATAGCGGATTTTCACGCTCGCTCCCACTTGAGAATTTGGAGAAATTTCTAACTTGCTGATTTTTAAATAAAGCTCAGTGATCTCCTTGTAGCGCGTTTTTAAAACATGGCTCAAATCTTTCAGGGCGTCTTCAATGAGAAGATATTGTTTTTCTTGCATCATCTTTTGAATAAGCTCTTGGATTTCCATATAGTCTAAATAAGCCCTATGGGGTAATTCCGTGTAGAAAAGATCCAAATCCACGCTTATTTTTTGGGGTTTTAAGCGTTCAAATTCTAAAATCCCCAAAATCGTTTCAAACACAAAGTTATGGACATGAACGCCTTGTTTAGTTTTCATAAGACTTTCTTTTCCTTGCCGGCTAATAAATTGAAAATATTGCCCAAATGCTTGATAAGGGTAAAAATAAAAATAAGCACCATAGGCGTTTGCGTGCCGACTTCTTTAAGGATATTGACGCTGTCTGGGATAGGCATATAAGGCACAAAAAAGATAAGAACAGTCGCTGTGCCTACCCCTAGAATGCTAGCGAGTGAAGAGATTTTAAGCACCTTACCCACAAAAAACCACACCACTAAACCGATCAGGCTTTCAATAGGGATGAGCAACACCACAGAGCCCATGATCGTAGAAACGCCCTTACCTCCATTGAAATTCAAAAAAGGCGAATAGCAATGCCCTAAAATGCTAGCGATAGCGACCATCCATTGCAAACTATAATCCAACCCAAACAATTTGCTTAAAAACACCGCAAACATGCCTTTGAATAGATCTAAGATTAAGACTAATAAGGCCATTTGTTTAGCGTTACTCACGCCCTTACTTTGTAAAGTGCGTAAGACATTCGTTGCGCCAATGCCACCTGATCCGATTTTAGTAATATCCATGCCGTAAAAGATTTTCATTAACGCATAGCCAAAAGGAATCCCCCCGATAAGATAGCCCAAAAGGGTGAAAATCACATTGATATTGGTCAGGAAATTTAAAACGCTTTCCATAAATACCCTTTCAAATAAAATAGCGATCATTATAACATGTTGCTTTTTAAGTGAAAGCGTTAAGTTGTTAGGGTATAGTGGCTTAAAAATTTTAGGATATTGGGAATGCTTGAATCTTCTAGCCATTTTTTAAAATCGTTCCGCTTGAAGCGTTATATAGGGTTTTTATTGATTTCTTTAGCGCTGTTAATCACACCATTCATTCGCATTGATGGGGCGCATTTGTTTTTGATCTCTTTTGAGCATAAGCAACTGCATTTTTTAGGCAAGATCTTTAGCGCTGAAGAATTGCAAGTCATGCCTTTTATGGTTATTTTGCTTTTTATAGGGATTTTTTTCATCACCACCAGCCTTGGGCGTGTGTGGTGCGGGTGGGCTTGCCCACAAACCTTTTTAAGGGTGCTTTATAGAGATGTGATTGAAACCAAGATTTTCAAACTCC
It encodes:
- a CDS encoding dihydroneopterin aldolase; the encoded protein is MKTKQGVHVHNFVFETILGILEFERLKPQKISVDLDLFYTELPHRAYLDYMEIQELIQKMMQEKQYLLIEDALKDLSHVLKTRYKEITELYLKISKLEISPNSQVGASVKIRYENDL
- the plsY gene encoding glycerol-3-phosphate 1-O-acyltransferase PlsY encodes the protein MESVLNFLTNINVIFTLLGYLIGGIPFGYALMKIFYGMDITKIGSGGIGATNVLRTLQSKGVSNAKQMALLVLILDLFKGMFAVFLSKLFGLDYSLQWMVAIASILGHCYSPFLNFNGGKGVSTIMGSVVLLIPIESLIGLVVWFFVGKVLKISSLASILGVGTATVLIFFVPYMPIPDSVNILKEVGTQTPMVLIFIFTLIKHLGNIFNLLAGKEKKVL